From the Esox lucius isolate fEsoLuc1 chromosome 21, fEsoLuc1.pri, whole genome shotgun sequence genome, one window contains:
- the vapa gene encoding VAMP (vesicle-associated membrane protein)-associated protein A (The RefSeq protein has 1 substitution compared to this genomic sequence), with translation MSKLEQILVLEPPYDLKFKGPFTEVVTTNLKLKNPSDKRVCFKVKTTAPRRYCVRPNSGMIESGGTVTVSVMLQPFEYDPNEKSKHKFMVQTVFAPSTATDMDAVWRDAKPDDLMDSKLRCVFELPSENGKMNDVDASKAAPTLDSRADCTSAPKPGSMSLDDSEMKKLMDECKRLQYDVGKLSDENRQLKDEGLRMRKTHRPDNMVSSTAATMSKLQSSSSLPSLLVVIAAIFIGFFLGKFVL, from the exons ATGTCTAAACTGGAGCAGATCCTAGTCCTTGAACCGCCGTATGATCTAAAATTTAAAG GTCCATTCACAGAAGTAGTGACCACTAACCTGAAGCTAAAGAATCCCTCGGACAAAAGAGTATGCTTCAAAGTGAAGACGACAGCACCTCGTCGGTATTGTGTGCGGCCCAACAGTGGCATGATTGAGTCTGGTGGAACCGTCACGGTCTCTg TGATGCTGCAGCCTTTTGAGTACGACCCCAATGAAAAGAGTAAACACAAGTTCATGGTGCAGACAGTCTTTGCGCCCTCCACTGCTACTGACATGGATGCAGTG TGGAGAGACGCAAAGCCAGATGATCTCATGGACTCCAAGCTGAGATGTGTGTTTGAGCTGCCATCTGAAAATGGTAAAATG AATGACGTCGATGCAAGCAAAGCTGCCCCCACCCTGGACTCTAGAGCTGACTGCACGTCAGCCCCCAAGCCTGGCAGCATGTCTCTAGATGACTCCGAGATGAAGAAACTGATGGATGAATGCAAGAGGCTGCAGTATGACGTGGGCAAGCTGTCAGACGAGAACCGCCAACTGAAG GACGAGGGCCTGAGGATGAGGAAGACCCACAGACCGGACAACATGGTCTCCAGCTCGGCCGCCACGATGAGCAAACTGCAATCTTCCAGCTCCCTCCCCTCGCTACTTGTTGTCATAGCAGCCATCTTCATTGGATTCTTCCTAGGGAAGTTTGTCTTGTAG
- the vapa gene encoding vesicle-associated membrane protein-associated protein A isoform X1 produces the protein MIESGGTVTVSVMLQPFEYDPNEKSKHKFMVQTVFAPSTATDMDAVWRDAKPDDLMDSKLRCVFELPSENGKMNDVDASKAAPTLDSRADCTSAPKPGSMSLDDSEMKKLMDECKRLQYDVGKLSDENRQLKDEGLRMRKTHRPDNMVSSSAATMSKLQSSSSLPSLLVVIAAIFIGFFLGKFVL, from the exons ATGATTGAGTCTGGTGGAACCGTCACGGTCTCTg TGATGCTGCAGCCTTTTGAGTACGACCCCAATGAAAAGAGTAAACACAAGTTCATGGTGCAGACAGTCTTTGCGCCCTCCACTGCTACTGACATGGATGCAGTG TGGAGAGACGCAAAGCCAGATGATCTCATGGACTCCAAGCTGAGATGTGTGTTTGAGCTGCCATCTGAAAATGGTAAAATG AATGACGTCGATGCAAGCAAAGCTGCCCCCACCCTGGACTCTAGAGCTGACTGCACGTCAGCCCCCAAGCCTGGCAGCATGTCTCTAGATGACTCCGAGATGAAGAAACTGATGGATGAATGCAAGAGGCTGCAGTATGACGTGGGCAAGCTGTCAGACGAGAACCGCCAACTGAAG GACGAGGGCCTGAGGATGAGGAAGACCCACAGACCGGACAACATGGTCTCCAGCTCGGCCGCCACGATGAGCAAACTGCAATCTTCCAGCTCCCTCCCCTCGCTACTTGTTGTCATAGCAGCCATCTTCATTGGATTCTTCCTAGGGAAGTTTGTCTTGTAG